A part of Myxococcus fulvus genomic DNA contains:
- the fba gene encoding class II fructose-bisphosphate aldolase (catalyzes the reversible aldol condensation of dihydroxyacetonephosphate and glyceraldehyde 3-phosphate in the Calvin cycle, glycolysis, and/or gluconeogenesis), which yields MPLIALRPLLDYAAANNFGVAALNVNNMEQIQAIMEAARATQSPAIIQASRGARKYTNDLFLRNLMQAAVELYPEIPVVMHQDHGNSPETCISAIRMGFTSVMMDGSLEDDGKTPSSYEYNVAVTREVVNVAHRFGVSVEGELGVLGSLEHGMGEKEDGHGAEGKLTLDQLLTDPDQAVDFVNRTGIDALAVAMGTSHGAYKFSRKPSGDVLAMSRIEEIHRKIPNCHLVMHGSSSVPKELCDIINANGGRIKETYGVPVEEIQRGIRAGVRKINVDTDNRLAITGAIRKAFTAKPEEFDPRYYLTPARAAMQAVCEERMKQFGQAGHAKKVPHVTLEQMARDYAAGKFGDNARPDTVVGKKSK from the coding sequence ATGCCGCTCATCGCCCTGCGTCCCCTGCTCGACTACGCCGCCGCCAACAACTTCGGGGTCGCCGCGCTCAACGTCAACAACATGGAGCAGATCCAGGCCATCATGGAGGCCGCTCGCGCCACCCAGAGCCCGGCCATCATCCAGGCGTCGCGCGGTGCGCGGAAGTACACCAACGACTTGTTCCTGCGGAACCTGATGCAGGCCGCGGTGGAGCTGTATCCGGAGATTCCGGTGGTCATGCACCAGGACCACGGCAACTCGCCGGAGACGTGTATCAGCGCCATCCGCATGGGCTTCACCAGCGTGATGATGGACGGCTCGCTTGAGGACGACGGCAAGACGCCGTCCAGCTACGAGTACAACGTGGCCGTCACGCGCGAAGTCGTGAACGTGGCGCACCGCTTCGGCGTGTCCGTGGAGGGTGAGCTGGGCGTGCTGGGCTCGCTGGAGCACGGCATGGGCGAGAAGGAGGACGGCCACGGCGCCGAGGGCAAGCTGACGCTGGACCAGCTGCTCACCGACCCGGACCAGGCGGTGGACTTCGTCAACCGCACGGGCATCGACGCGCTCGCCGTCGCCATGGGCACCAGCCACGGCGCCTACAAGTTCTCGCGCAAGCCCAGCGGTGACGTGCTCGCGATGAGCCGCATCGAGGAGATCCACCGCAAGATTCCCAACTGCCACCTGGTGATGCACGGCTCCAGCTCCGTCCCCAAGGAGCTGTGCGACATCATCAACGCCAACGGCGGTCGCATCAAGGAGACCTACGGCGTGCCGGTGGAGGAGATCCAGCGCGGCATCCGCGCGGGCGTGCGGAAGATCAACGTCGACACAGACAACCGCCTGGCCATCACCGGCGCCATCCGCAAGGCCTTCACCGCGAAGCCGGAGGAGTTCGACCCGCGCTACTACCTGACGCCCGCGCGCGCCGCGATGCAGGCCGTCTGCGAGGAGCGCATGAAGCAGTTCGGTCAGGCCGGCCACGCGAAGAAGGTGCCGCACGTCACGCTGGAGCAGATGGCGCGTGACTACGCGGCGGGCAAGTTCGGCGACAACGCGCGCCCGGACACCGTCGTCGGCAAGAAGTCCAAGTAG